One Pochonia chlamydosporia 170 chromosome 5, whole genome shotgun sequence DNA segment encodes these proteins:
- a CDS encoding hydrolase (similar to Metarhizium acridum CQMa 102 XP_007812469.1), producing the protein MPIIMIENASVFDGDGVTDYPSLYFAGNPGNIVGPASDPESTIDGTGCTIIPGLIDSKVDSGVSPETLPMCAAYGVTTLIDSSSSCAESQAMRTAAADEPALPTFLATGSAIASRNTSVATLLNYGSLETVTTADEAERVVETKIASKRAEFIKVIVDQPGLDTNILAATVRAAHRHGKLAIAHATQCNSYSLAVDAGFDILSPVPIDGNIDPEVVTKIVERGIGVIPTLCFLKQGMPIWKTQNPEYDFSFAIAAVRTLHDAGARICAGTSANTSRPIAVSHGQGLHDELQLLTTAGMSNLEALRAATCQPTALFGLRDRGIVGVGYRADLVMVEGNPLDDINFASKIRRVWVQGVAVNR; encoded by the coding sequence ATGCCAATCATTATGATAGAAAATGCCAGCGTCTTTGACGGAGACGGTGTGACTGACTACCCAAGTCTTTATTTCGCCGGCAATCCAGGTAATATCGTTGGTCCCGCGTCTGACCCAGAATCAACAATTGATGGCACAGGCTGCACAATCATACCCGGCTTGATTGACTCCAAGGTTGATTCTGGTGTGTCCCCTGAGACTCTTCCGATGTGCGCGGCCTACGGCGTAACCACTCTGATCGATTCCAGCAGCTCCTGCGCCGAGAGTCAGGCCATGAggactgctgctgctgatgaaCCAGCCCTTCCAACATTTCTAGCTACAGGCTCTGCAATCGCGTCACGAAATACTTCCGTTGCGACTCTACTAAACTACGGTAGCCTGGAGACCGTCACGACGGCGGACGAAGCCGAGCGAGTTGTCGAAACCAAAATCGCGTCGAAACGAGCAGAATTCATAAAAGTAATAGTTGACCAGCCAGGACTTGACACGAATATACTCGCAGCAACCGTGAGAGCAGCACATCGTCACGGAAAGCTAGCCATTGCCCATGCGACGCAGTGCAACTCGTATAGCCTGGCCGTAGACGCTGGTTTTGACATCCTGTCACCCGTCCCAATCGACGGAAATATCGACCCCGAAGTGGTTACCAAGATTGTAGAACGAGGCATAGGTGTTATTCCAACACTATGTTTTCTAAAACAAGGCATGCCAATCTGGAAGACTCAAAACCCAGAGTATGACTTTTcctttgccattgcagccGTGAGAACGCTTCACGATGCAGGAGCAAGGATATGTGCTGGAACCTCGGCAAACACATCAAGACCTATAGCTGTTTCTCACGGGCAAGGATTGCATGACGAGCTGCAATTACTTACAACAGCAGGAATGTCAAACTTGGAAGCACTACGCGCAGCGACTTGCCAGCCTACTGCTCTGTTCGGGCTACGCGACCGTGGTATAGTAGGTGTTGGATACAGGGCAGATTTAGTCATGGT
- a CDS encoding cell surface protein (similar to Metarhizium acridum CQMa 102 XP_007814462.1): MCPIGRKTHHGKPEYVAGGNTAAAPGTSIPAQTAGAPGQPAIRNDLPGPAPNTAGPHRHDVLNKLDPTVDSQSGGAQVLGPGAQTTRQAYAPGHAQGMGNTVPGSNAHGVASHNAAYNAPPPNVASTAPVGNVPEGTYGPHSSRMANTLDPRVDSDLDSTGAAYTHGRQPAMVQGGAPVSHTRGEMYGTQQTRPANTLDPRVDLDPNIRGAATADGRTPRAVHVGGTQPGPAPNTAGPHRSDFMNKLDPNVDSKRYI, from the coding sequence atgtgTCCAATCGGTCGCAAAACACATCACGGGAAGCCCGAATACGTTGCCGGTGGCAACACTGCGGCTGCCCCAGGAACATCTATTCCCGCTCAGACAGCTGGAGCTCCTGGTCAACCAGCAATTCGAAATGACTTGCCTGGCCCGGCGCCGAATACGGCAGGGCCACACCGACACGACGTTCTGAATAAGTTGGATCCAACTGTCGACAGTCAGTCTGGAGGTGCACAGGTTCTTGGGCCCGGCGCCCAGACTACGAGACAGGCATACGCTCCAGGTCATGCGCAGGGAATGGGAAATACCGTTCCTGGTTCCAATGCCCACGGGGTTGCTTCACACAATGCAGCCTACAACGCTCCTCCACCAAATGTTGCTTCTACTGCCCCAGTAGGAAATGTACCAGAGGGAACGTATGGACCGCACTCTTCTCGGATGGCCAATACTCTTGATCCCCGCGTCGATTCGGACCTGGACAGCACCGGCGCGGCCTACACACATGGCCGACAGCCAGCCATGGTCCAGGGCGGTGCTCCTGTAAGCCATACGCGAGGAGAAATGTACGGAACACAACAAACGCGACCTGCGAACACGCTTGATCCGAGGGTAGATCTGGATCCGAATATCAGAGGTGCTGCAACTGCTGACGGACGAACCCCGAGGGCGGTTCACGTCGGCGGCACGCAGCCTGGGCCTGCGCCAAACACTGCAGGTCCACATCGATCGGATTTCATGAATAAGTTGGACCCAAATGTGGACAGCAAGCGCTATATTTGA
- a CDS encoding late sexual development protein (similar to Metarhizium robertsii ARSEF 23 XP_007824142.1), protein MASSMGRCLSSLLFLGTAFGATIPSNDGFPNPSDQQKLVIGQEANGLLPNSPLPTSLGAGSTTAFQLIAFNELFETAYFNPLLQNITDEVDGYQVENKDELVKIFTTIRAQEEEHALGAVSILQSAKAFAPSACQYQFPVTNLTEALISSVIGQEGEQNGDYRIFMKEVPSESAFLTATPAAFALSALQMFIVPDSCPFPLSNIALPIFPPLMSNGGPTAAVAANDQTISFSADLSKSDAAKQYLGTNGAGLYLTYITGQQLPISVELSNVKWCDSEIQFEANFPFAENLMYGLSLAALTTANKFDTAEAVANSTLAAPAIIQVSNMI, encoded by the exons ATGGCCTCCAGCATGGGCAGATGTCTCAGCTCTTTGCTGTTCCTCGGCACTGCCTTTGGAGCTACAATCCCCAGCAATGACGGATTCCCTAACCCGAGTGACCAACAGAAACTGGTTATAGGGCAGGAAGCTAATGGTCTTCTGCCAAACTCACCTCTTCCAACATCTCTTGGGGCGGGAAGCACGACAGCCTTTCAACTCATCGCGTTCAATGAGTTGTTTGAGACTGCCTATTTTAACCCACTGCTGCAAAATATTACCGACGAAGTGGATGGCTACCAAGTAGAGAATAAAGACGAGCTAGTAAAGATATTCACAACTATTCGGGCT caagaagaagagcatgcCCTCGGGGCTGTATCTATCCTTCAGTCGGCAAAAGCCTTTGCTCCGTCTGCCTGCCAGTACCAATTTCCGGTCACGAACCTCACCGAGGCT CTCATCTCATCTGTCATCGGTCAAGAGGGCGAACAAAACGGCGATTATCGCATCTTCATGAAGGAAGTGCCATCTGAGTCTGCCTTCTTAACAGCTACGCCTGCGGCATTTGCGTTGTCAGCCCTGCAAATGTTCATCGTTCCAGACTCATGTCCCTTCCCTCTGTCCAACATTGCATTGCCCATATTCCCTCCGCTCATGTCGAATGGCGGACCTACCGCAGCTGTGGCGGCGAATGACCAGACTATCTCTTTCTCGGCGGATCTCTCCAAATCGGATGCTGCGAAGCAATACCTTGGCACCAATGGTGCTGGTCTTTACCTTACATACATTACTGGACAGCAACTACCCATCTCAGTGGAGCTTAGCAATGTCAAATGGTGCGACAGCGAGATTCAATTTGAAGCAAACTTTCCGTTTGCAGAGAATCTCATGTATGGACTCAGTCTGGCAGCACTAACTACTGCCAACAAGTTCGACACCGCGGAAGCCGTGGCAAATAGCACTCTTGCCGCGCCGGCTATCATTCAAGTTAGTAACATGATTTAG
- a CDS encoding bZIP transcription factor domain-containing protein, with protein sequence MTATRPCFDEMHGLGPTLSGPELFMPNNNGQPEFEACLPYFMSLGPELAWSSQYLAGGNLDYHTNSDGNQGAGIDNNGGHIPEAAHIELPTYGESTVTPAEDLQSPCSQSISAGSTHNEQAHARIATPRRPGQGTQKGTRTRNGSHTTEMNKRPKRPVKKNTSLERNRISASKSRKRSKEWEHKLETKKEVLEAKHRTLRAEYGNLLRETLELKNDLISHARCHDDKVDAWIGSEAKNFARRLSGADRESIREGAYSPNDDNIQNVLLSPNTS encoded by the coding sequence ATGACGGCCACCAGACCGTGCTTCGATGAAATGCATGGATTAGGCCCAACGCTCTCAGGGCCCGAGCTGTTCATGCCAAACAACAATGGGCAACCAGAATTCGAAGCCTGCCTCCCCTACTTTATGTCACTAGGGCCCGAGCTGGCCTGGTCATCTCAATATCTCGCCGGTGGCAATTTGGACTACCACACAAACTCGGACGGCAATCAAGGAGCTGGAATCGACAACAACGGAGGCCATATACCTGAAGCTGCGCACATTGAGCTTCCAACATACGGTGAAAGCACGGTAACTCCTGCCGAGGACCTCCAGTCCCCATGCTCACAGTCTATTTCGGCCGGTAGCACACACAATGAGCAGGCACATGCACGCATAGCAACACCGAGACGCCCTGGACAAGGCACACAGAAGGGAACCAGAACGCGTAACGGCAGCCACACCACCGAAATGAATAAGAGACCGAAAAGACCTGTGAAGAAGAACACAAGTCTTGAGCGCAACCGCATATCAGCGTCAAAGTCTCGAAAGAGGAGCAAGGAGTGGGAACACAAGCTTGAAACCAAGAAGGAAGTTTTGGAGGCCAAGCACCGAACTCTCAGGGCTGAGTATGGGAATTTGTTGAGAGAAACACTGGAGTTGAAGAACGATCTGATCAGCCATGCGAGATGTCATGACGACAAAGTTGATGCCTGGATCGGCAGCGAGGCCAAGAACTTCGCTCGAAGGCTGAGCGGCGCAGATCGAGAGTCTATTCGGGAGGGGGCATATTCTCCGAACGATGACAATATACAAAATGTCCTCTTGAGCCCTAACACGAGTTAA
- a CDS encoding hemerythrin HHE cation binding domain-containing protein (similar to Colletotrichum graminicola M1.001 XP_008097181.1) — translation MGSYSKAWVDGPFELVSPEKTGDKKEKRATGARRLAAEMTLVHNCIIRGINAVYLQCVNVSKRGTAEDKLDFANFASQWAEFVNEHHTIEETSIFPGIGEITSVPGLMDGNVDEHKAFHDGLEQYVEYLEKVKKNEETFDGEKLKSIIDGFMPTLRTHLANEIDTLLLLTEYEDKVDWMEWFDKQVGEKIGAMMKNAEYRTNIFPIAIIFHDKTYYDGVWANFPPIPWLFALALRWLYMNKHKNWWRFAGCDYTSHPKELPFA, via the exons ATGGGAAGTTACTCGAAGGCTTGGGTCGATGGCCCCTTTGAACTCGTAAGCCCAGAGAAGACTGGCGACAAG AAAGAAAAACGAGCGACTGGAGCACGAAGACTTGCCGCGGAGATGACACTAGTGCACAATTGTATCATTCGCGGCATCAATGCCGTCTACTTGCAGTGCGTCAATGTGTCAAAGCGTGGAACTGCAGAGGACAAGCTCGATTTCGCCAACTTTGCGTCTCAATGGGCCGAATTTGTGAATGAGCATCACACGATCGAGGAAACGTCAATATTCCCTGGCATTGGCGAAATAACCAGCGTGCCAGGGCTCATGGATGGCAATGTCGATGAGCACAAGGCCTTCCACGACGGACTGGAGCAATACGTCGAGTATCTggagaaggtgaagaagaatgaagaGACCTTTGACGGGGAGAAGCTGAAGTCCATTATTGACGGATTTATGCCAACGCTTCGCACCCATTTGGCGAATGAGATTGACACGCTGCTTCTTCTGACGGAGTATGAAGACAAGGTTGACTGGATGGAGTGGTTCGACAAGCAAGTTGGCGAGAAGATTGGggcaatgatgaagaatgcgGAGTATAGA ACAAACATCTTTCCAATTGCAATCATCTTCCACGATAAGACATATTATGATGGAGTTTGGGCAAACTTTCCTCCGATACCCTGGTTGTTTGCGCTGGCTCTCCGATGGTTGTATATGAACAAGCACAAGAATTGGTGGAGGTTTGCTGGGTGCGATTATACTTCGCACCCGAAAGAGTTACCATTTGCTTAA